In Rhizoctonia solani chromosome 7, complete sequence, one DNA window encodes the following:
- a CDS encoding 5'-methylthioadenosine phosphorylase, whose amino-acid sequence MAHVVNIPEVFVGAIENIRSRVPEGLREPKIGIVCGSGLSELASQIRDQTLVPYSEIPGFGTSTVVGHGNALAFGRLGEGDGVPVVAMLGRFHAYEGHSLQTTVYPIRVMALLGVKSVIITNAAGILNTKDSVGTVFVIHDHLALPNLTGFNPTLGPVLDPPFNLRFTPLSRAYTFSLRCAAFRAAHALGLPKDFLAEGTYAWVSGPTYESPAEGKFLRSAGVDVVGMSTVPEVVAAHQAGMDVLVLSLGTNMVIIPDGYRSAKEAVDAEIAGNPLPPVVEAEVSHGEVLAVGETRSNDMRRLVEKIVDLVGVTGQLTE is encoded by the exons CCAGAAGTTTTCGTTGGTGCGATTGAAAATATTCGCTCCCGAGTTCCAGAAGGCTTGCGCGAACCAAAAATTGGCATAGTATGCGGGTCGGGTCTGAGTGAACTTGCATCCCAGATCCGTGATCAGACGCTGGTCCCATACTCAGAAATTCCCGGGTTCGGAACAAGCACTG TGGTCGGGCACGGGAATGCACTCGCATTCGGTAGACTTGGAGAGGGTGATGGGGTTCCAGTTGTTGCTATGCTCGGTCGT TTCCACGCGTACGAGGGACACAGTCTGCAAACCACTGTCTATCCTATTCGCGTGATGGCACTACTTGGTGTCAAATCGGTTATCA TTACGAATGCTGCTGGTATCTTGAATACGAAAGACTCGGTGGGAACTG TGTTTGTCATACACGACCACCTTGCACTGCCTAATCTTACC GGATTCAACCCAACTTTGGGACCTGTCCTTGATCCCCCATTCAACCTACGGTTCACCCCACTTTCTAGAGCATATACATTCTCACTTCGATGCGCTGCATTCCGTGCCGCGCACGCGCTCGGTCTTCCCAAAGATTTCCTTGCCGAGGGAACATACGCATGGGTCTCCGGGCCAACATACGAATCCCCGGCGGAGGGAAAGTTTTTGAGATCTGCCGGGGTTGACGTTGTCGGAATGAGTACCGTACCCGAGGTTGTTGCTGCACATCAAGCTGGGATGGATGTCCTAGTTCTAAGTCTCGGAACAAATATGGTTATTATACCAGATGGATACCGATCGGCCAAGGAAGCTGTAGACGCCGAG ATCGCTGGGAACCCATTACCCCCGGTGGTCGAGGCGGAAGTTTCACATGGGGAGGTACTTGCGGTAGGAGAAACCAGGTCCAACGATATGCGGCGGTTGGTCGAGAAGATTGTCGATCTCGTCGGAGTTACTGGTCAACTTACGGAGTAA